Part of the Scomber japonicus isolate fScoJap1 chromosome 2, fScoJap1.pri, whole genome shotgun sequence genome, CCAGACTTATTATACGAATcactttttaaatagttttaaggTCTGAAACTTTGGATTATGTGAGCAGCTTTCAGGAGCCTGTGGTGTATTTGACAGCAGCTGTGCAGTTATTCAGAAAATTGTCTGAGAGACTTCTGGGGCGAGTTTAGACTTGCATGCAACGGATCTCTCCCCCTctgtcgttttttttcttctctttctatttgAGACAGCATTTGTTTGGGGacagatgagtgtgtgaggtCTGTCATGGGCTACTTTTGGGAATACATTTCCAATTTAGGGCCACTTAAACGGGGACAGTTTGTccaattgtgtgtgtggggaggagtggggttgtgtgtgtggggggggggggggggggtggtagcAGTGAtggtcagggttagggtaagtctatgtaatgtctcCTAAAGTGAccatgacctgtgtgtgtgtgagtgagagagaattGATGTTTCCTCAAATGCATGGAAACTAATTGCAGTGCATCCTTCCGCCTCCTACCATTATCAGTTTTTCAGAAGGCCACAATGTTGATGCTGGCTGGAATCGTCCTTCTGCatatcaccaccatcatcctgCTTCTGGTGGCCACCATTGATAATGTAAGTGGATTACTACCGTTTTGTTATTAAACAGTATGTCTGTACCATTACAGAATATATAGGCTATATTTTAAAAGCAGATATGTAAGAAGACACTGAATACATATATCCTTGTCCCGTTTACATTTGTAGGGATAAACATTTGTTGACAAACTTCGACCTGTCTTGATATCCTTGgtatgtatttgtatgtatatgttCTGTGCCTGCAGGCCTGGTGGACCAGCGCAACAGTGTCGACTGACTTATGGGGCAAGTGGGAGAGGACGGAATCAGTCTGGCATTACATGAACCTAAAAGACTATCCAGAGGGTAAACCTTTAATGGATGTTTTATGAAAGAGATTGGTGATCTGAGAACAGTTACTTTTGCCACAATTAAGTTTAAATGATGACTTGATACTAGATAGGCCCAGATGTTAAGATgtagaagcagagaggaagctgATCAGGAGATTGTATATGGTCAGAATCAGAGATCATAGGCTGATGAAATAGTTTACACATTCTACAATATCTTCATAAATGATCAAGTTTAtgatattaaaaatgaacagaTCAGCAGTAAGCAGTTATGATGCATAGAACCTTACAGGACTGTAGTTATTGTTGACCCATCACTGactatgtgtctgtgttgttgttttgcagAATATCTCCAGACAGTGCAGGCTACCTCAGTGCTGGCCTGTATTTTCACCATCCTGgccttgtttgtgtttgtggctcAGCTGTTCACTCTGCCCAAAGGCCAGAGGTTCACCTTCACTGGCATTTTACAGCTAATCGCCTGTAAGTAACCTGAGGTCAAATGTCTGACCTGCAGCTATaagaaataatgatttatttgcTTGCTTCTTACAGCTGAGATGCTtggctgtaaaaacaacaatggTTTGAGACCTCTGTTAAAGGCTTGTATTTCTGtataactgtaaatattttcatttgatggGGCTTAACTCTTCTCAGCTTCCAGCAGTTCAAATAAATGCTCTttcagaggagggaaggagtagcACCGCAAACTAATAAATTGAAGTGGGCTTTATAACTAGGACTGAATTGGCAGAATGTGGATCATGATCCCTAAACAATATTGTGAGCCTGTCAGGACCTCTGTTTGGATCCTTCACATCACATTTGACACCAGATTTATTAAGGCTGACGATTGACTATCAATGCTCTGTTTAACTTACAGTGTCCTTGGATTCATTTTTTATGATgattaaacattttcatacttCAGGTTATCAGCCTTTATCGTCAGTGATTTGGCTTTTTACCACAGCCTGTTGGTCCTCTAAATGTAATGCAACTTTTGGTTGTATTTGCCAGTTAAAATAGGCAGGCATTGACAGATGTGGCTGAAaccaaaataatatttttcagGGAGGGAGGCAATTTTATGCAATAGGAGCACAGAGGTGAtggtttaaaaatgtgaaaatataggctgcaatgtttttttgtgaatgtgCTAATTATTGGTGGCAACAGAGACTAGAATATTGTGATAAAAATAAGTTATAATATTCATTAGGGTTCAGATCAGAGGGCAAAATGAAGTCTGCTTATGCTGTGTTGGCTCTTTAAGAGTTGTTGGGACAGGTTTTTGGTAAAACTGAACTTATTTATGTAAATATCTGAATGTCATATATTCAATATTAAGATGAGTCTACAGCCATCCTCATGGCTCTGTGAGATTGTACTTGGGCATAGTGCTTTGGGCTAAATTCTAACCTGTTTATGCTACACAGGTATAATGTTTAAAGCTACAGCTAATGATTATGTTTATTAGTTGATTGTTAATCATCGGCATCTGAAACCAGTGAAAAATGCCAATTGCAATCACCTAAAGCCCAAAATCACACcttgaacatttttgttttatttgaccaacaatccaaaatctccaaatatttaattttataatgAAAGACCCAGAAATGCAGCAAATTCTTACATTTGATAACCTGGACCTATtaaatatttgactgttttgcTTAATAATCTATTATCAAATAGTTGTCAATGTTCACCATTTTAGTTTAGTGTGAATCTTGCTAACATCTGCTAATTAACACTAAACATAGagcacagctgaggctgatggaaaGGTTATTACTATTTGCAGATAAAGTcggaggatcaccaaagttattcaAATTTATCCTGAGAGGAACACAAATGTTTGTACTTAATTTTAAAGTGATCCGCCCAATGGTTGTTGACATAACCACAAATCTATACCTCATAATGGTGCTAGGGGAAAAGTCAGGATTCATTCATTCTCTGGAGATCCTGAATATTTGTAAAAGATTTCATGGAAATCCAGCCAATAGTTGTTGAAATATGtaagtctggaccaaagtggaaGCCTAACAGTCAAGTTTATAAAGTTGTGTTGTAATTTCTGCTTCAGAGTGACTGCTCGTGAGTCTTCTCTCATAATAGGGAAGAATAATTACCTGAATCACCTGGTCTGGGTTGTACAGTATTTGACAGTGTTCCCCTCTTCTTTCCTGCAGGCCTGTGTATAATGATTGCAGCCTCAATCTACACAGCCCAGCTTCACGTCAATGAAGAAGGAAAGTACGGACACTCCTATGTCCTGGCTTGGATCTCTTTTGTCTTCACCTTACTCTTAGCTATCACCTACCTCATCCTGCGGAAGAAGAGCGAGTAAGAGGATAAGAGGAAGACGGTCAAGGCTGGGATCATATTCCTTTGAATTTGGAACAGACAAGAATGGGAATGTTTTTCAGAGTTTGGGAAAAACCCATTAAAGGTTGTTGATTTTAGCTACATTTGCAGCTAGGAAAGTTGGAAATAATATTCAATCGCTAACAAGAgccattttatattttgaatagtAGTTAATTATTAGTTAATTGAACTCATGCTAATACTTCACTTTTATGgacttttttaaattcagatatCTATTTGATTAAATGGAGAGTGAGGCAGTACAGGGCACAAAATAATGTTTGAGATTGGGAGGGTGCAGCCCCTAAAAGTGCTTATTAAAGCAGTGTGAGCATCGTTCCATtggatagttacataaatatatttggaAAACTCAGTCATGTTTGTGATTTAAGGGAATAGCTCATATTTTGGAAAATTCAGTTCACTTATTTACTTTATTCTGTAGAGTTAGCAAATTGCTACCACTTGACACAGTGGTATCAATTTTCTCAACTTATTCAGCAAGAAAGCTATCATCCAAAAAGATCTCTTTGAGAATCTAACAGAGTTGAGTGTTTTGGCCCTCGgtaaaaaagctttttttgaGATGTAGTAGTTGAAAATACTAATAACGTACTTATCATCCTGAAGTATCACGTCGTGAGGTTTACAGCTACTACTGCAGGTTTCCAGAGTCAAGAAGTGAAAAATACTGTATCTGGGAAGGTACGGCGTGTTGGCAACACTACAACATTCATGTTGCAGTACTTGATCAGAAAACACAAGCCTTTATTTACAGTACAAGTAGTTTTAATCGTGTATCATTATTTTACAATTGAAGTATAGTGTATCCATTGTTTTATCTATGTATATTATAACcattatatttttgtaatattttctattgagtgttttttaaattacatttgattttgtgtgtttgtagttgGCTGCTATCATAAGAAAGTACATGAAATTTGTACAAGTGAACATAACATGAACCAGGGATAGAGGATGATGGTGTTTCATTTTATCACATTTCAGAACTATGCATTAGAAGGTTTTGTTTGTAATTGCGTTTGAATTTAAGCCAtatcatttattaataaaaaaaaaaaattataacatAAGGCATTATGTTTCATCTATTTAACTGCTGGGAATAAATACTACAAGATACAACTCAAAACAGTCACTATTACAAGgcataataaataattattaactgGCCCAGTGTTGTAActtgacacattttcacatcaggGTGACTAAACAACAACATACTACAAATTTCAAATGGGTTTTAACCgattttttaaatccatgtgatttgatttgataaGGAAAagttttatattgtgtgtgagtTACAACACTAGTTTTGAAAACAACACTTCTTCAGGCCTTACAACAGACCCAGTGAGAAACAGGAATGTTCCATTATATAAAGTATTGTTCCCAGAGGAAGTGAGTAAAAACTGGACTGTACTAAATGCCTTGGCCAGACGGCGTGATGCGCTCCTGAACCACCAGGTGGAGAAGGTGATTTTGCTCAGCAGTCAGGAATGGCCTTATGGATgaaaaaagcacacaaacacatgatcaaTATGGAAAATCAGTGCAGCCAATAAAATGCAGCTTGATCGCCATCACATGATGGAAATTTACATGTTTGATCGCTCACCATAACTCAGTCTGAAGAGACTTGAGGGATTCTGTGTCTTTCTCCTGACACGCCATCTGCAAAACAGATTTGCTGTTATACACTGCGCAAATAAAATGGTAACTGCAAATTCAGGAGACCTTGACAAGGTATCTGAGTCGTTTTATATCTTACATAAACATATAAAGTCCGCCCATTTGGAACAAATTGCTTAATCTTTTTCAGTAAGGGTTTTTTAAGTGTTGAGTATTGATTGCCACATGTTGGAGGACACAGGTTAAAGTCTAATAACAAACACAACTGCAAATGCTGCAAATTCaaatacaaaaattaaattTCACAAGACAAATCCCTGCACATGTGTCAGTGTTACATGAAGGCCATGAAGTCCATCATATTTCCTGTATGAGTCAGAGAGGGTCAGGAAATCCTGCGAACTGTACAAGTGGATGATAAAACTCACCACGACTGactgcaggaggaggaaaacatTCTCGGGCAGGAAAGTCACTGAAGGAGAGGACAAGTATCATGTTTACACAACTCTAAGTAACCGTCCTTCATAAAAAGAAGGACACAATTTCTgagtttctatttttttttaaaaatgcatgtctatgacttttattttaaattgaatgttGTAATGCAGCTACCTTGGCTGTGAGGGTCAAAAGACTCCCAGGCGTATCTCTCCAGAGTCTGTGCATGTTCTGGTAGCAGCTTCTGAGGTGGAGGCTGCACAGGAAAACAATAAAGTTGGAGTATTAAAGTAGACTCAGCTGTGCCAACAATGACAAAAAGTAAGTAATGCACAGGGGTGATATATACCCATACAGGGGTAGAAAAGtctgaaaatatcaaatattttcatttaaaactgGAAATAGTCAGAAAGTATGAGGATTTAGAAACATTTCAGGAGACGTTATGAcataaaatgaacaataaatgttaaagttttgAGCAAATTTGTGGCATTGACCAGTTTGTCTGGCCTTTGGGAAGGTCAGATTTCCTTGAGTTGTATCTCTTCCATTAAAGTGTTCAGATGACATGAGGGTGGATTTGATCTATTCAACAGAGGCTTGTTTAAGTAACTCAATTTGTAGCCTGTGTTCACCTGCTATTAACATGACTGTGATTCAAGTTTCCAGCAGATCGTTGCATTGTGATAGTGGAAAATATGGCATCAGAACTGAGTCAAAGTGTCAGAAGTCAAGTTGTTATTCTAAGCAAAGAGCAGCTTTCTCAATATCAAATCATGTCTAGACTAAAGGTTTTATAAGGGGCAGTGCATGAAATCTGGGTCAGTTGTATCCAAGGCATGATCAGACAGACCAAAAGCCAGGACAACATCAGAAGATCAATACATCAAGCTTTGTTCCCTGAGGGATGGAAAAGCAACTTCATCACAGATACAGCATTTGCTAAATAAAGAACACAAGACTTCAATCAGCAAAAGTATTGTCTAAAGAGGGCTGTCCTGTAGAGCTCTCTGAGGATGAGTAGCAGTTTCTAAACCACTTCTCAGGAGGGGAAACAAGGCCAAACACTTGCGGTGGGTTAAGAAATACCAGCATTTCATTGTGGAtgactgggggaaaaaaattactGATGAATCCAAGTTTGAGATTTATAGCAGTAACAGAAGAGTGTAGAGGAGACGAGCAGTAGAGAGAACAATATTGCAGTTTATCAAACCCAAAGTGAAACATGGTGGTGGGAATATTCAAGTCTGGAGGGGTTTTGCCTATTCTGGATTTGGACACCTGCtctgaattgactttacacccTGACCAAGGAAATGTACCACTCCATTCCTCATAGGATTCATACTGCAGCAGGAtaatgaccccaaacacaccTCAAAGCTTTGCAACAAGTACTTGAAGACCAAAAGAAGACCAAAGAGTCTGTCATGGATTTTCCTCCACAGTCTCCAGATCGCAACCCCACTGAACATTTATGGGAACACTTGAGCACTGAGAAAGTCAAAAATTCAGTAACATCACAAGAAGCTCTTGTCAAATCATGCTGGGATAACATGGGCCGAGTTTGTTTTACACAAACTTGTGGAGAACATGCCAGCTGGAGTGCTTTGctgtcattaaatcaaaaaagGGGGAAACCCAAATACTGAGATATTCTGACATTTATGCAGATCTTTTTATATTATCAtttgtcatgaaaaaaaaaaagttttacattcaaaacaaatgcaaaatagAGGTCTCTTGACTAATGGTCTAAGACATTTGGACCCCACTGTAAATAACCAGTATTTCAATGCAATATTAATTCTCTTTGCAGATGTCTTTCCATCATTTTATGTTGAAATCTGAACTCTTATTCTGCTTCCCCGACAGTTCACCCTTTGCTAGTTTGTGGCTGTTTGACAATGAAAGACTGGCAGCCGTACATGTGTTAAAAACGCTCATATTTGCTCTTCTGTGCACTTTGTTCCATTACAGCCACCTATAAAACCAGTGAAAGGGATTAACAGTGTAGGTTTGATTCCTacttttcaaaaaaataaaaaatgaggtCACACTGGATTTTCCTCTTCAGTAACACACCATTACAAAGATATAGATGATTTTCTTGGGTTATATAGCCTATCACAGAATCACCTGTTATGTGATACCACCAAAATCATGTCCCATAACTGCTGTGATAGTATTGCATTATAAGTTTACTCTTATATTCCCAGCCTTCGTTTTATATGGATTGATGTATGAAAGCATTGTGCTTACCTCAAGCAACATCAGCAATAATACTCTGGAGAGCTCACATTTTGCCACAATGTCCAGAAAAGCCCCTTAAAAGATttaaagaagacagaagagaagTCAAGACAGTTCCACATTTAAGACTTTCCAGTCGGTGAAATCAAATGCAGTCAACATCATGACTGCATAAGGAAAGGAATAGATagatgtatgtatatttatgtgagAAGACTACTGCCTATCAGAGCCTCACCAACAGGGGTGCTGGTGCCTGGTAGCTGCAGTCCTCTCTCCTGGCATATAAGTTGCATCTCTGTGAACACTGACAGCGCACCATCGTAGTCACCTGCAAAGATACAAGAACATCAAGTCATTTAGACTGTATATAGACGTACACATAAAGCCACAGGATCACCAAAGTTCATATAATTAATTCACTAGGGACCATGAATGTCCGCAAGTTTCATGACAATCAATTTG contains:
- the emp1 gene encoding epithelial membrane protein 1 → MLMLAGIVLLHITTIILLLVATIDNAWWTSATVSTDLWGKWERTESVWHYMNLKDYPEEYLQTVQATSVLACIFTILALFVFVAQLFTLPKGQRFTFTGILQLIACLCIMIAASIYTAQLHVNEEGKYGHSYVLAWISFVFTLLLAITYLILRKKSE